A single window of Granulicella sibirica DNA harbors:
- a CDS encoding MotA/TolQ/ExbB proton channel family protein: MILAHLTTQLAHVPASLAMFFQEAPAVGFSPLQLWGNMGNLARAVVILLFIMSIWSLAVIIDRALYFQAARKQSREFAPKVAGALKDGRLDEAIKVADRSKKSHLAEVVTAGLQEFRSFGSGGSITEAQVESSKRALERSEAIVHAKLKRGLGGLATIGSTAPFIGLFGTVVGILNAFQQIATQKTSGIGAVAGGISEALVTTAFGLLVAIPAVMTFNYFTGKVESFDVEMDNSSSELLDYFIKQSHR; the protein is encoded by the coding sequence GTGATTCTCGCTCATCTCACCACCCAACTCGCTCATGTCCCCGCATCACTCGCCATGTTCTTCCAGGAAGCACCTGCGGTTGGTTTCAGCCCGCTTCAGCTCTGGGGCAACATGGGTAACCTGGCTCGCGCCGTCGTTATCCTGCTGTTCATCATGTCGATCTGGTCGCTGGCCGTCATCATCGATCGCGCCCTGTACTTCCAGGCTGCCCGCAAGCAGTCGCGTGAGTTCGCTCCCAAGGTTGCGGGCGCGCTCAAGGATGGCCGCCTGGATGAGGCGATCAAGGTTGCCGATCGCAGCAAGAAGTCGCACCTCGCGGAAGTCGTCACCGCCGGTCTGCAGGAGTTCCGCAGCTTCGGTTCGGGTGGAAGCATCACCGAAGCGCAGGTTGAGAGCTCCAAGCGCGCCCTCGAGCGCTCGGAAGCAATCGTTCACGCGAAGCTGAAGCGCGGTCTTGGTGGTCTCGCCACGATCGGTTCGACGGCTCCGTTCATCGGTCTCTTCGGCACGGTGGTCGGTATTTTGAACGCCTTCCAGCAGATCGCCACGCAGAAGACCTCTGGTATCGGCGCGGTCGCCGGCGGTATCTCGGAAGCTCTGGTTACGACCGCCTTCGGTCTGCTCGTCGCGATCCCGGCCGTTATGACCTTCAACTACTTCACCGGTAAGGTCGAGTCGTTCGACGTCGAGATGGACAACAGCTCGAGCGAGCTTCTGGACTACTTCATCAAGCAGAGCCACCGCTAA
- a CDS encoding energy transducer TonB, translated as MFEDSMMESGGKLKTKSKYWMIGTFVLNGSILGIMILIPLLYPEALPKTAMTAMLSAPPPPPPPPPPPPPAVKVQPIKMVSEIDQGLHAPTKIPKEIKMLKEDAAPPPQVAGVAGMAGMGGAAGGALGGVMGGIGSGPPVVVKAAPPPKPAGPQRVSSGTMQGQLISRPDPVYPPIAKAAHVSGAVVLRAIISKTGTIENLQVVSGPQMLQGAAIDAVKRWRYKPYLLNGDPTEVDTTVTVNFTFGGG; from the coding sequence ATGTTTGAAGATTCAATGATGGAATCCGGCGGAAAGCTGAAGACCAAGTCCAAGTACTGGATGATTGGAACCTTCGTGCTGAACGGCTCGATTCTAGGCATCATGATCCTGATTCCGCTGCTGTATCCGGAGGCCTTGCCGAAGACGGCGATGACCGCGATGCTGTCGGCGCCGCCTCCACCCCCGCCACCTCCACCGCCCCCACCTCCAGCGGTTAAGGTGCAGCCGATCAAGATGGTTTCCGAGATCGACCAGGGCCTGCATGCGCCGACGAAGATCCCGAAGGAAATCAAGATGCTGAAGGAAGACGCTGCTCCTCCTCCGCAGGTTGCTGGTGTCGCCGGTATGGCAGGCATGGGTGGCGCGGCGGGTGGTGCCCTGGGCGGCGTGATGGGCGGCATTGGTTCCGGCCCACCGGTTGTGGTGAAGGCTGCTCCGCCACCGAAACCGGCTGGTCCGCAGCGCGTTTCGAGCGGTACGATGCAGGGTCAGCTTATCTCGCGTCCTGATCCGGTGTATCCGCCGATTGCCAAGGCTGCGCACGTTTCCGGTGCAGTGGTTCTCCGCGCGATCATCTCGAAGACGGGCACGATTGAGAACCTGCAGGTTGTGAGCGGCCCCCAGATGTTGCAGGGTGCAGCAATCGACGCTGTGAAGCGGTGGCGGTACAAGCCGTATCTTCTCAACGGGGATCCGACCGAGGTTGATACGACGGTGACCGTGAACTTTACCTTCGGTGGTGGCTAA
- the secF gene encoding protein translocase subunit SecF, with the protein MELFRSTTIDWLSRKWYFLGFSLIFSVAGILSMLFWHHVPLGVDFRGGTQVTVRFDTTPNEDHIRSAVAQAGMKDFKIQRISDPSGNSANEVVISLPESKSEGTEDQGRAAIDSALHTNYKDSGFAVQKVDIVGPTAGKQLQKQAWLATAYSLIGMLIYLWFRFELIYGVAAVVAVFHDTLITVGAFSLTNKEIDLTVIAAILTLIGYSMNDTIVVFDRIRENLAVSRRETLSDVVNRSINQTLSRTVLTSGLTFLTVLSLYLFGGAVLHGFSFALVVGILIGTYSSIAVAAPMLVAYQDWRASRGKVATLPAGRSRA; encoded by the coding sequence GTGGAACTGTTTCGGAGTACGACGATCGACTGGCTGTCGCGGAAGTGGTACTTCCTCGGCTTTTCTTTGATTTTTTCGGTTGCAGGCATTCTGTCGATGCTGTTCTGGCACCATGTTCCGCTTGGCGTAGATTTCCGCGGCGGCACGCAGGTGACGGTGCGGTTCGATACGACTCCGAATGAGGACCATATCCGGTCGGCGGTGGCGCAGGCAGGGATGAAGGACTTCAAGATCCAGCGGATCTCGGACCCGAGCGGGAACTCGGCCAACGAGGTGGTGATCTCGCTGCCGGAATCGAAGAGCGAAGGGACCGAGGACCAGGGACGGGCCGCGATCGATAGCGCGCTGCACACGAACTACAAGGATTCGGGCTTCGCGGTACAGAAAGTCGATATCGTCGGGCCCACGGCTGGCAAGCAGCTGCAGAAGCAGGCCTGGCTGGCGACGGCTTATTCGCTCATCGGGATGTTGATCTATCTCTGGTTCCGATTTGAGCTGATCTATGGCGTTGCGGCCGTTGTTGCGGTGTTCCATGACACGCTGATCACGGTGGGTGCGTTCTCGCTGACGAACAAGGAGATCGACCTTACTGTTATTGCGGCCATCTTGACGCTTATCGGGTACTCGATGAACGATACGATCGTCGTGTTCGATCGTATTCGGGAGAACCTTGCGGTGAGCCGCAGGGAGACGCTGTCGGATGTGGTGAACCGGTCGATCAATCAGACGCTGAGCAGGACGGTGCTGACCTCGGGACTTACGTTTCTGACGGTGCTGAGCCTCTACCTGTTTGGCGGCGCGGTGCTGCATGGGTTCTCGTTCGCGCTTGTGGTGGGCATCCTGATCGGAACGTATTCGTCGATTGCGGTGGCGGCTCCGATGCTTGTGGCGTACCAGGACTGGCGTGCGTCGCGGGGCAAGGTGGCGACGCTTCCTGCGGGCCGGTCGCGGGCTTAG
- the secD gene encoding protein translocase subunit SecD translates to MFKNLTGKTVFIIAVLLVFCYGIVGIPHGGLKQSIANRINLGLDLRGGIHLVLGVHVAEAIGSATDRDVARIEAALQAAGVTGATVGKTDAAHPETISVTGVPVAKTSDVRSLLQGTDYQIYDVSSANGGFTLTMKHSAITDLETRTLDTSIETIRERIDKLGVSEPVIQKYGLGENEILVELPGVDDPARVEDIIQSTAKLEIHEVVGGPYENDQAGLTANSGVIPPDSVLMHGTGSAGAPDQVFLLKRASEVEGTDFRDAQPSQDVNGRPNITFTLTTEAGDRFYKYTSAHSRTSDKPGSMAIVLDNKVREVAGINSAIRDRGEIEGGFTKDQANDLSLMLRTGALPATISYLETRTVGPSLGAASIRQGVEAAVAGMLAVMVFMLIYYKGAGINADLALALNLLILLGFMGFSHATLTLPGIAGVILTIGMGVDSNVLIFERIREELRAGKTAAAAVKEGFAHAWTTIVDTHVTTIVSAAILFLFGTGPVKGFAVTLTFGLLANLFTAVFVSRLIFDAHLQGKGRTAELSI, encoded by the coding sequence ATGTTCAAGAATCTGACCGGTAAAACGGTGTTCATCATCGCAGTGTTGCTTGTGTTCTGCTACGGCATCGTGGGGATTCCGCACGGTGGGTTGAAGCAGTCAATCGCGAACCGGATCAACCTCGGGCTTGACTTGCGGGGCGGGATTCACCTTGTGCTTGGGGTGCATGTGGCCGAGGCGATCGGGTCGGCGACGGACCGGGACGTGGCGCGGATTGAAGCGGCGCTACAGGCTGCAGGCGTGACGGGGGCGACGGTCGGGAAGACCGATGCGGCACATCCGGAGACGATCTCGGTGACGGGCGTGCCGGTGGCGAAGACGTCGGACGTACGTAGCCTGCTGCAGGGGACGGACTACCAGATTTATGACGTGAGCAGCGCGAATGGCGGGTTCACGCTGACGATGAAGCACTCGGCGATCACGGACCTCGAGACGCGGACGCTGGATACGTCGATCGAGACGATTCGCGAGCGCATCGACAAGCTGGGTGTGAGCGAGCCGGTGATCCAGAAGTATGGGCTGGGCGAGAACGAGATCCTGGTGGAGCTGCCGGGTGTGGATGATCCGGCGCGCGTGGAAGACATTATCCAGTCGACGGCGAAGCTTGAGATTCACGAGGTGGTGGGCGGGCCGTATGAGAACGACCAGGCGGGGTTGACGGCGAATTCGGGTGTGATTCCTCCGGATTCGGTGCTGATGCATGGGACGGGTTCGGCTGGGGCGCCTGACCAGGTCTTCCTGCTGAAGCGGGCGAGCGAAGTCGAAGGTACGGACTTCCGGGATGCGCAGCCCTCGCAGGATGTGAACGGGCGGCCGAACATCACGTTTACTCTGACGACCGAGGCGGGTGACCGCTTCTACAAGTACACGAGCGCGCATAGCCGTACGAGCGACAAGCCGGGGTCGATGGCGATTGTGCTCGATAACAAGGTGCGCGAGGTGGCTGGAATCAACTCGGCGATTCGCGACCGGGGCGAGATTGAAGGCGGATTTACGAAGGATCAGGCGAACGATCTTTCGTTGATGCTGCGGACGGGCGCGCTTCCGGCGACGATCTCGTATCTGGAGACGCGGACGGTTGGGCCAAGCCTTGGTGCGGCTTCGATCCGGCAGGGTGTTGAGGCGGCGGTGGCGGGCATGCTGGCCGTCATGGTGTTCATGCTCATCTATTACAAGGGCGCGGGGATCAACGCGGATCTGGCGCTGGCGCTGAACCTGCTGATCCTGCTTGGGTTCATGGGCTTCTCGCATGCGACGCTGACGCTGCCGGGAATTGCCGGGGTGATCCTGACGATCGGTATGGGCGTGGATTCAAACGTGCTGATCTTCGAGCGTATTCGTGAGGAACTGAGGGCAGGCAAGACGGCTGCGGCCGCGGTGAAGGAAGGGTTCGCGCATGCGTGGACGACCATCGTCGATACGCACGTGACGACGATCGTTTCGGCGGCCATTCTGTTCCTGTTCGGTACGGGACCGGTGAAGGGCTTTGCGGTGACGCTGACGTTTGGTCTGCTTGCGAATCTATTCACGGCGGTGTTTGTGTCACGGCTGATCTTCGACGCGCACCTGCAGGGCAAGGGCCGCACGGCTGAGCTTTCTATCTAG
- the yajC gene encoding preprotein translocase subunit YajC: protein MSWDGVSMLAMLLLQMGGLGGLANYGQLLLPIAFFGLLYFLMIKPNQTKQKKWQEMLGQLKSGDKVVTNAGMRGTILSVKDDAVIIRIQPDGLKLEFVKSAIASVTTGDEA from the coding sequence ATGAGTTGGGACGGAGTTTCGATGCTTGCGATGTTGCTGTTGCAGATGGGTGGTCTCGGCGGACTGGCGAACTATGGCCAGCTTTTGTTGCCGATCGCGTTCTTTGGGCTGCTTTATTTCCTGATGATCAAGCCGAATCAGACGAAGCAGAAGAAGTGGCAGGAGATGCTCGGGCAGTTGAAGAGCGGGGATAAGGTCGTCACGAACGCCGGGATGCGGGGAACGATCCTCTCGGTGAAGGATGACGCGGTCATCATCCGGATTCAGCCGGACGGGTTGAAGCTGGAGTTTGTGAAGAGCGCGATCGCTTCGGTGACTACGGGCGACGAGGCTTGA
- a CDS encoding FG-GAP repeat domain-containing protein, translating into MNTAAFIPIKTLLTRFTAPALLAMVAVAPLARAQQFLPATTYPIGRSPQKIAVGDFNQDGIKDLAIGDTAPDGVTGTISILFGKKDGSFRTGGSFLSGGGEPDGIVVRDFNHDGHLDLAVANYGGGTDNPSLAILLGVGDGTFGAPDIYKTEKLSQYSRGLASGLAAGDFNHDGNLDLAVTENSTGVTIYLGKGNGKFKKETTYAAEVAPKSIIARDFNRDGKLDLAVTNENSDTVSILLGNGDGTFALPVSYPAGAGPAGMRSRDLNGDGILDIVVANAAGPDGGASGTTVTVLLGVGDGTFQAPVSYPAGDEPFDVAVADFNGDGILDLAVADVAATSDETGTTVSLLLGNGDGTFGAPTPYTAGAGPVSIVARKLNRDSCPDLAVANFFGNSASVLLNSSTDCKKKPATKSQVNDPEDDDESSLN; encoded by the coding sequence ATGAACACCGCTGCATTCATCCCCATCAAGACACTCCTGACCCGGTTCACCGCGCCCGCGCTCCTGGCGATGGTTGCCGTCGCGCCCCTCGCACGGGCACAGCAGTTCCTCCCCGCAACGACCTATCCCATCGGAAGGTCGCCACAAAAGATCGCAGTCGGCGATTTCAACCAGGATGGCATCAAGGATCTCGCCATCGGGGACACCGCTCCGGACGGCGTCACTGGAACAATCTCCATCCTCTTTGGCAAGAAAGACGGCAGCTTTCGCACCGGCGGATCCTTCCTGAGCGGTGGCGGGGAGCCCGACGGTATCGTAGTACGCGACTTCAACCACGATGGCCACCTCGACCTCGCGGTAGCCAACTACGGGGGCGGGACCGATAACCCGAGTCTCGCCATCCTCTTAGGCGTAGGCGACGGAACCTTCGGCGCTCCGGACATCTACAAGACGGAGAAGCTCTCGCAATACTCACGTGGCTTGGCCAGTGGACTCGCGGCAGGGGACTTCAACCATGACGGCAACCTCGATCTCGCCGTCACGGAAAATTCCACCGGCGTCACCATTTATCTCGGCAAAGGGAACGGTAAATTCAAGAAAGAGACCACCTATGCCGCGGAGGTGGCGCCCAAGTCGATCATCGCGCGGGACTTCAATCGTGATGGCAAACTGGACCTCGCCGTTACGAACGAAAATAGCGACACCGTGAGCATTCTGCTGGGCAATGGAGACGGAACATTCGCGCTGCCGGTAAGCTATCCCGCCGGAGCAGGACCCGCAGGCATGAGAAGCAGGGACCTCAACGGAGACGGCATTCTGGACATCGTCGTAGCCAATGCTGCCGGTCCCGACGGCGGCGCCTCCGGAACAACTGTAACGGTGTTGTTGGGTGTGGGCGACGGAACGTTCCAGGCACCCGTGAGCTATCCCGCCGGAGATGAACCATTCGACGTCGCCGTAGCGGATTTCAACGGAGACGGCATCCTTGACCTCGCCGTGGCCGATGTAGCCGCAACCAGCGATGAGACAGGAACCACGGTGAGCCTCCTGCTCGGCAACGGCGACGGGACATTTGGCGCGCCAACCCCATATACCGCAGGTGCCGGACCAGTTTCCATCGTCGCAAGAAAACTCAATCGGGATAGCTGCCCCGATCTAGCGGTCGCGAACTTCTTCGGCAACAGCGCCAGCGTACTGCTCAACTCCAGCACCGATTGCAAGAAGAAACCCGCCACGAAGTCTCAGGTCAACGATCCTGAAGACGACGACGAATCGTCATTGAACTAA
- a CDS encoding carbonic anhydrase, translating to MSALDSMLERNKDFAARESAAGALIPSLPVASRQMKAMIIGCADMRVDPARLLELAPGEAVIIRNIGGRITPLLLEELGMLGRIGQVMAQAPAGGGEFHLIVLQHTDCGITRLAGETTMLAHYFQVGEEAVAAKTVLDPRAAVAGDVAFLKTISALPGAWIVSGLVYDVATGLVEVVVPPGPVRS from the coding sequence ATGAGCGCGCTCGACTCGATGCTGGAACGTAACAAGGACTTCGCGGCGCGGGAGTCTGCCGCTGGGGCACTTATACCTTCTCTTCCGGTGGCGTCGCGCCAGATGAAGGCGATGATTATTGGTTGTGCCGATATGCGGGTCGATCCGGCTCGGCTGCTGGAGCTTGCACCGGGAGAGGCTGTGATCATCCGGAATATCGGCGGACGAATCACGCCGCTTTTGCTGGAGGAGTTGGGGATGCTCGGGCGGATCGGGCAGGTGATGGCACAGGCTCCCGCGGGTGGCGGGGAGTTTCACTTGATCGTGCTGCAGCATACGGACTGCGGGATTACGCGACTGGCTGGGGAGACTACCATGCTGGCGCACTACTTCCAGGTTGGGGAAGAGGCGGTTGCGGCGAAGACGGTGCTGGACCCACGGGCGGCGGTTGCGGGGGATGTGGCTTTTTTGAAGACGATTTCTGCGCTGCCGGGAGCGTGGATCGTTTCCGGGCTGGTGTATGACGTGGCGACCGGGTTGGTCGAGGTTGTGGTGCCGCCTGGGCCGGTTCGTTCGTAG
- a CDS encoding TIGR03435 family protein: protein MSTNSNGSRVAMKASKMSMADVAAALRRQAGRPVEDHTGLKGDFDFQIEWSPEETPDSTNPSLFTVLKEQLGLKLRAAKGTTEMLVIDQIARPSDN, encoded by the coding sequence ATGAGCACCAACTCGAATGGGTCGCGGGTTGCGATGAAGGCTTCGAAGATGTCGATGGCGGATGTGGCGGCGGCGCTGCGGCGGCAGGCGGGGCGTCCGGTGGAGGACCATACGGGGCTGAAGGGGGATTTTGATTTTCAGATCGAGTGGTCGCCCGAGGAGACTCCGGACTCCACGAACCCTTCGTTGTTTACGGTGCTGAAGGAACAGCTTGGGCTGAAGCTGCGGGCGGCCAAGGGGACGACGGAGATGCTTGTGATCGACCAGATTGCGCGGCCTTCTGACAATTAG
- a CDS encoding TIGR03435 family protein, translating into MARRAAVLLSLCIGSSLLSAQTVQPGAQPALQFEVASIRPHQSTGNDPSNRKVLPGGRFVATATTVRTLIRIAFGTDDNRMSGAPKWIDDELFDIDGVTVNRTEVTTPQQFQELLLSLLVERFQFKFHKEQKEGPVYWFEVDRPGNTGPGLRVSGRSRWQI; encoded by the coding sequence ATGGCACGCCGGGCTGCCGTTCTGCTTTCGCTGTGCATCGGCTCGTCGTTGCTCTCTGCCCAAACCGTGCAGCCGGGCGCTCAGCCGGCTCTGCAGTTTGAGGTGGCTTCCATTCGGCCGCATCAGTCGACGGGGAATGATCCTTCGAACCGGAAGGTGCTGCCCGGGGGGCGGTTTGTGGCTACTGCCACGACGGTGCGCACGCTGATCCGGATTGCGTTTGGGACGGATGATAACCGTATGTCGGGGGCACCGAAGTGGATCGACGATGAGTTGTTCGATATCGACGGGGTTACGGTCAATCGGACCGAGGTCACGACTCCGCAGCAGTTTCAGGAGCTTCTGCTTTCGCTGCTGGTAGAGCGGTTTCAGTTCAAATTCCATAAGGAGCAGAAGGAAGGGCCGGTTTACTGGTTTGAGGTCGACAGGCCTGGGAACACGGGGCCGGGACTCAGGGTGAGTGGCCGGAGTCGGTGGCAAATATGA
- a CDS encoding YncE family protein, which translates to MMTFRRRRLYALLAVASSVFTSLQAQESGPLFVVPEAKGHRLVLVDPRLKTIVGSIPVPGFPHEVAFSKDGRTAWVPSYSDAIVGNPGVNGQTIDVINMQTRSVTQSWDLGKPLRPHKAMLLGNDNLLVSTELAQTLSILDTTTGKITGEIPTGAAESHVFVMKADGRKIYTANLHSGSVSVLDLPSRKLLKVIPISALVQRVALSKDGRWLFATDGKSHNIVVIDTTTDTITRTIPVGGTPFSVKVSPDGKWLLVGEDVEAKGKLEAVDLMDLTVQHSYDVDRLPYGIEFYGNEAFVACYLSGNLEVLDMSTWTLEAPITGVAHGDGITLWPGLK; encoded by the coding sequence ATGATGACCTTCCGCAGAAGACGCCTCTACGCCCTGCTCGCAGTCGCATCGTCCGTCTTCACGTCGCTCCAGGCGCAGGAGAGCGGCCCCCTCTTCGTCGTGCCGGAAGCGAAAGGTCATCGCCTTGTACTCGTCGATCCCCGCCTCAAGACGATCGTCGGCTCGATTCCGGTTCCAGGTTTTCCCCATGAAGTAGCCTTCTCAAAAGATGGTCGAACAGCATGGGTTCCCTCCTACAGCGACGCGATCGTAGGTAATCCGGGTGTGAACGGCCAAACCATCGACGTCATCAACATGCAGACCCGCTCCGTCACTCAATCCTGGGATCTGGGCAAGCCGCTCCGTCCCCACAAGGCCATGCTGCTGGGCAACGACAACCTGCTGGTCTCGACGGAACTGGCCCAGACCCTGTCGATCCTCGACACGACAACAGGAAAGATCACCGGCGAGATCCCCACCGGAGCGGCCGAATCGCACGTCTTCGTCATGAAGGCCGATGGTCGAAAGATCTACACCGCCAACCTGCACTCCGGCAGCGTGAGCGTTCTCGACCTCCCTTCGCGAAAGCTCCTGAAGGTCATTCCCATCTCCGCCCTCGTGCAGCGGGTAGCCCTGTCGAAGGATGGCAGATGGCTCTTCGCAACCGACGGCAAATCCCACAACATCGTCGTGATCGACACGACAACCGACACGATCACCCGCACGATCCCCGTCGGTGGAACACCCTTCTCTGTAAAGGTCTCGCCCGACGGCAAATGGCTCCTGGTCGGCGAAGACGTGGAAGCCAAAGGAAAACTGGAAGCCGTAGACCTGATGGACCTCACCGTCCAGCACAGCTACGACGTCGACCGCCTGCCCTACGGCATCGAGTTCTATGGCAACGAGGCCTTCGTCGCCTGCTATCTCAGCGGAAATCTCGAGGTCCTGGACATGTCCACCTGGACCCTTGAGGCCCCCATCACCGGCGTTGCCCATGGAGACGGCATCACCCTATGGCCCGGCCTCAAATAG
- a CDS encoding APC family permease, which yields MASSATTDAAAHGLKKELRLRDLVPMQILLVVGVGWAGIAARQGSTHPVVWMMGVLFFFLPQVAVVTYCARLWPLEGGVYQWAKFAMGPLAGFLSAWNYGIYAVLLVSGMGIQAVTSLSYALGPSAAWMADSRKLTFAMDAVLFAFILGVNVVGLKLGRWVSHFGTAVMLIVTFTLMVLLVWHPGATAAHPHVSPQRPFVLALPVFSLLTLNLYIKVAFNALSGLEQVAVFAGETKDAARAVMVSAWIAAPAVVAMYVLTTGSMLTYVPSAQIDLAGPIPQVLAAALGASSGVWLGRVMILGLTLFMVASYTIVTAETSRLPLVAGWDKALPAWFTKLNPRFGTPVRSLMVIVALAGVASVLASSGAGREEAFQLLQTSNQISFGIYYCMMFAVPLAVGDRFGARPGFWLKLSAVLGLGVTVAQVVLALVPIVDVTSTWGFAGKVAATALVINLVGVGIYWRGKRVAAGAEAI from the coding sequence ATGGCAAGTAGCGCGACGACCGACGCGGCGGCGCATGGGCTGAAGAAGGAGCTTCGGCTGCGGGACCTAGTGCCGATGCAGATTCTGCTTGTGGTGGGAGTGGGGTGGGCGGGGATTGCGGCGCGGCAGGGATCGACGCATCCGGTGGTTTGGATGATGGGAGTGCTGTTCTTCTTTCTGCCGCAGGTGGCGGTGGTGACGTACTGCGCGAGGCTTTGGCCGCTCGAAGGCGGTGTGTATCAGTGGGCGAAGTTTGCGATGGGGCCGCTGGCTGGGTTTCTGAGTGCGTGGAACTACGGGATCTATGCGGTGCTGCTTGTTTCCGGGATGGGGATACAGGCAGTCACGAGTTTGAGTTATGCGCTTGGGCCCTCGGCGGCTTGGATGGCGGATAGCCGGAAGCTTACGTTTGCGATGGATGCGGTGTTGTTCGCGTTCATTCTTGGGGTGAATGTTGTTGGGTTAAAGCTGGGGCGGTGGGTGTCACACTTTGGGACGGCGGTGATGCTGATTGTGACGTTCACCCTGATGGTGTTGCTGGTGTGGCACCCGGGGGCGACGGCGGCGCACCCGCATGTGAGTCCGCAGAGGCCGTTTGTGCTGGCGCTACCTGTGTTTTCGCTGCTGACGCTGAACCTGTATATCAAGGTGGCGTTCAATGCGCTGTCGGGGCTGGAGCAGGTGGCGGTGTTCGCGGGGGAGACGAAGGACGCGGCGCGGGCGGTGATGGTGTCGGCGTGGATTGCGGCTCCGGCGGTGGTGGCGATGTATGTGCTGACGACGGGGTCGATGCTGACGTATGTGCCATCGGCACAGATCGACCTGGCGGGGCCGATTCCGCAGGTGCTGGCAGCGGCGCTGGGGGCGAGCTCGGGGGTTTGGCTGGGGCGGGTGATGATTTTGGGGCTCACGCTGTTTATGGTGGCGTCGTACACGATTGTGACGGCGGAGACGAGCCGGCTGCCGCTGGTGGCGGGGTGGGATAAGGCGCTGCCGGCGTGGTTTACGAAGCTGAACCCGCGTTTCGGGACACCGGTTCGGAGTTTGATGGTGATCGTGGCGCTGGCGGGAGTGGCGAGCGTGTTGGCCAGCTCGGGGGCGGGGCGGGAGGAGGCGTTTCAGCTTCTGCAGACGAGCAACCAGATCTCGTTCGGGATTTATTACTGCATGATGTTCGCAGTGCCGCTGGCGGTGGGGGACCGGTTTGGAGCGCGGCCGGGGTTCTGGTTGAAGCTGTCGGCGGTGCTGGGGCTGGGGGTTACGGTGGCGCAGGTGGTGCTTGCGCTGGTGCCGATTGTGGATGTGACGAGTACCTGGGGGTTCGCGGGGAAGGTGGCGGCTACGGCGCTGGTGATCAATTTGGTGGGGGTGGGGATTTACTGGCGAGGGAAGCGGGTGGCGGCGGGTGCGGAAGCTATTTGA